In Bacteroidales bacterium, a single genomic region encodes these proteins:
- a CDS encoding VCBS repeat-containing protein — protein sequence MKKLYLSLIITLSVLLFPNLMYSQQFTEETGIALSGIGQGSVDWGDYDNNGYPDILMTGSLATYNATVIYSNNGNSTFTEQTGIFLPGVIISSLKWADFDNDEDLDILLTGSTSGSTLDALSKIYRNDGGVFTEVASGLPGIYLSSVTIGDQDRDGDLDIFMTGMQTTGERISAIYNNNGNLTFSLQTGNNFIKVCYGSTSFGDYDNDGYLDLFISGQTATINRISKIYHNNGNGSFTELTGTPLLGVIYSSGAWADFNNDGFLDLLISGEDAGFTQIARIYLNNTNGNFTAVPGTTLTGTKKGSVACADYDNDGDIDIFITGDRNNTPISKVFTNNGNGSFSENTSISLIGLKESSFGLSDYDRDGDIDLLLTGFDKPGNVYSKIYKNNSIVANNLPAKPINLHYTINKTTANLEWDKVAGDETASNSLSYNVRVGLSATGSELVTPHADNTGKRKITSFGNAQLTNKFIFKNLRWNTTYFSSVQALDNSFSGGEFSSAISFSITPAQPTKLTGSNLSTTSILLKWKRGNGDRCILFAKEGNSGPSVPVNNTTYFANSNFGDGSTIGATGWYCIYKGDADSVQLTGLTPEKDYTIHAIEFQGTTGNETYATAINPNNDNIGVFSPGIFTILSGNTMPGLRYSFVAWGDYDNDGFLDILLTGRDISGTGISKVFHNNGDNTFTDQAGIILPGVENGSSAWGDYNNDNLLDIILTGYNPALGNISRVYKNNGNNTFSEQTNIVLPGVTYSSVTWTDYDNDSDLDLLITGENQSSVFISKIYRNEGSNSFSEQSGIQLPGVKQSSVAMGDYDNDGFLDILLSGLNSSNQNISKIYRNNGNNTFSELTGISLQGVSFSSVAWGDFDNDNNLDILITGATGYNPNYYPVTKIYRNNGNSTFSELSTPSVIGINNGSAEWGDYNNDGLLDILLIGDSGLNFDFKIYLNNGNNGFQELTSLNLPGGIACSSSSADYDNDGDLDILFSGYSGALLSQIYRNNLYMMAGQVKPNMRPEAPTGLKSEVAPRILKLTWAGINTDETFYVNMSYNIRCRLQDDPIWKVAPQSTSAGYRSLNDLGNAQLNRSFTIKDPVSGKYYWQVQAVDQSYSGSEWSKIDSVIIKNTQAYFKTDTVCLGLTTKFTDQSIVTDGIASWKWDFRDGTTSVVQNPVHTYASAGTYSVKLLVTSTAGDKDSLIQNVIVKAKPAAAFTAPNVCIGTATPLTNTTALNGLTASAWTWTFGDGQTAAAQNPGTHTYALSGTYKAKLKTVTSNGCSDSIIKDVIVAKYPESSISVLGDFQTTVDGKLTFCDGLSLQLDAKADPLYVYQWRKDDTDLSGAESKSYVVNRNSGIYNARVTNTLANCVTITEAKAIDIKPSPSKPSITSDNYKTGDCIGIAPIKLKVSQPVNDYKYGWSRYGTPIDNSSSSFIENFLEEGDYTVSAELSGCKASSEKFSVIYQGAPEKPKIFAQGPNKWYLATNTLDAKEYRWYFNERLLDGALKYYYVADQKLGVYRVSVGNENGCFTRSDSLRIPTLKYSPETKSITTGDPFADIKIYPNPTSGMFNIEMDNKVFGELVIDIFTQKGKKSLNIIFEKSTDHFSSQIDLSGQSQGIYIINLQLDKYSTSRKIVVE from the coding sequence ATGAAAAAACTTTATCTCAGTTTAATTATTACTCTATCCGTTTTGCTGTTCCCAAATTTGATGTATTCTCAACAGTTTACTGAGGAGACAGGGATTGCACTTTCAGGGATAGGGCAGGGTTCTGTAGATTGGGGAGATTATGACAACAATGGTTATCCAGATATACTAATGACCGGATCGCTTGCAACATACAATGCTACAGTTATTTATAGCAATAATGGAAATAGTACATTCACTGAGCAGACCGGAATATTCCTGCCTGGTGTAATTATTAGTTCACTTAAATGGGCAGACTTCGATAATGATGAGGATCTTGATATTCTGCTTACGGGCAGCACAAGCGGAAGTACCCTTGATGCACTTTCGAAGATTTACAGGAATGATGGTGGGGTATTTACGGAAGTTGCATCGGGATTGCCTGGAATATACTTAAGCTCTGTAACTATAGGAGACCAGGACAGAGATGGTGATCTTGATATTTTTATGACAGGTATGCAGACAACCGGAGAAAGAATTTCTGCCATCTACAATAACAACGGAAACTTAACATTCTCTCTGCAGACTGGTAATAACTTCATAAAGGTTTGTTATGGTTCAACCTCCTTCGGTGATTATGACAATGACGGATATCTCGATCTTTTCATAAGCGGTCAAACGGCCACAATAAACAGAATATCAAAAATTTATCACAATAACGGGAATGGCAGTTTCACTGAACTCACCGGCACTCCGCTGCTTGGAGTTATATATAGTTCAGGTGCCTGGGCTGATTTTAACAATGATGGATTCCTCGACCTTCTGATTTCGGGTGAAGATGCAGGATTTACACAGATTGCCAGGATTTACTTAAATAATACAAATGGCAATTTTACTGCAGTTCCTGGTACAACACTAACAGGTACAAAGAAAGGTTCAGTTGCTTGTGCTGACTATGATAATGATGGCGATATAGACATTTTTATTACCGGTGACAGAAATAATACTCCGATTTCAAAAGTGTTTACAAATAATGGAAACGGATCGTTCAGTGAAAACACCTCCATTTCTCTGATTGGTCTTAAAGAAAGTTCTTTCGGTTTAAGTGATTATGACCGTGATGGTGATATTGATCTGCTTTTAACAGGTTTTGATAAACCAGGTAACGTATATTCCAAAATATACAAAAACAACTCCATTGTTGCAAATAATCTGCCGGCTAAACCAATTAATCTTCACTATACAATTAATAAAACAACAGCCAACCTTGAATGGGATAAAGTGGCCGGAGATGAGACAGCTTCCAATTCGCTTTCATATAACGTCAGAGTTGGGCTTTCTGCTACAGGCTCTGAATTAGTGACACCCCATGCAGACAACACTGGGAAAAGAAAAATAACTTCCTTCGGAAATGCTCAGTTGACTAACAAATTTATATTTAAGAATTTGCGCTGGAACACTACCTATTTTTCCAGTGTTCAGGCGCTGGATAACTCATTCTCAGGAGGTGAATTTTCATCAGCCATTAGTTTCAGCATTACTCCTGCTCAGCCTACAAAACTTACAGGAAGTAATTTAAGCACTACCTCTATTCTCTTAAAATGGAAAAGAGGCAATGGCGACAGATGTATACTTTTTGCGAAGGAAGGAAACTCAGGCCCTTCGGTTCCCGTAAATAATACTACATATTTTGCCAATTCAAATTTTGGAGATGGTTCCACTATTGGAGCCACAGGATGGTACTGTATTTACAAAGGTGATGCTGACTCTGTCCAGTTGACAGGACTTACACCAGAAAAAGATTATACTATTCATGCTATCGAATTTCAGGGAACAACAGGTAATGAGACATATGCAACAGCAATTAATCCAAACAATGATAACATAGGCGTTTTCAGTCCGGGGATATTCACTATTCTTTCAGGTAATACAATGCCCGGCCTGCGGTATAGTTTTGTTGCCTGGGGTGACTATGACAATGATGGTTTCCTTGACATTTTGCTAACAGGAAGGGATATAAGCGGGACAGGAATTTCGAAAGTATTCCATAATAACGGAGATAATACCTTTACAGATCAGGCCGGAATTATACTACCCGGAGTTGAAAATGGTTCCTCAGCCTGGGGTGATTACAATAATGACAATCTTCTTGATATTATTCTGACAGGTTATAATCCTGCATTGGGAAACATATCGAGGGTTTATAAGAATAATGGAAATAATACTTTCTCAGAACAGACAAACATTGTACTGCCGGGAGTAACTTACAGCTCTGTAACCTGGACTGACTATGATAATGACAGCGACCTTGACCTCCTGATTACAGGTGAAAATCAAAGTTCTGTTTTTATCTCGAAAATATACAGGAACGAAGGAAGCAACAGTTTTAGTGAGCAGTCCGGTATTCAACTCCCAGGAGTTAAACAGAGCTCGGTTGCTATGGGCGATTATGACAATGACGGATTCCTTGATATATTGTTATCCGGTCTGAATTCTTCCAACCAGAATATCTCAAAAATCTACAGAAATAACGGAAACAACACCTTTTCCGAATTAACAGGGATATCGCTTCAGGGCGTAAGTTTCAGTTCAGTCGCTTGGGGCGATTTTGATAACGATAATAACCTGGATATATTAATAACAGGGGCAACCGGTTACAATCCCAATTACTATCCGGTAACGAAGATTTATCGGAATAATGGCAACAGCACATTTAGCGAATTATCAACCCCTTCTGTTATTGGTATTAATAATGGATCTGCAGAATGGGGAGACTATAATAATGACGGATTACTTGACATCCTGCTTATTGGCGATTCGGGATTAAATTTTGATTTCAAAATCTACCTAAATAACGGGAATAACGGATTTCAGGAACTTACTTCGCTTAATCTACCTGGTGGTATTGCATGCAGCTCCTCATCAGCCGACTACGACAATGATGGAGATCTTGATATTTTGTTTTCAGGTTATTCCGGTGCATTATTGTCGCAGATCTACAGAAACAACTTGTATATGATGGCAGGACAGGTAAAGCCAAATATGCGCCCTGAGGCTCCAACAGGCTTGAAAAGTGAAGTAGCTCCCCGTATACTCAAACTGACATGGGCCGGGATTAACACCGATGAGACATTCTATGTCAATATGAGCTATAACATCAGATGCCGGTTACAGGATGATCCAATCTGGAAAGTGGCACCACAATCCACTTCTGCAGGATACAGGAGCCTGAATGATCTGGGTAATGCACAATTAAACAGGAGTTTTACTATCAAAGATCCGGTTTCAGGAAAATATTACTGGCAGGTTCAGGCAGTAGATCAGAGTTACTCCGGCAGTGAATGGTCAAAGATTGACTCGGTAATTATTAAAAACACCCAGGCGTACTTTAAAACTGATACAGTTTGCCTCGGACTCACCACAAAATTCACTGATCAGTCAATAGTTACAGATGGAATTGCATCATGGAAGTGGGATTTCAGGGATGGGACAACATCTGTCGTGCAAAACCCGGTTCACACCTATGCCTCGGCAGGTACTTACAGCGTAAAACTACTTGTTACAAGCACTGCAGGTGATAAAGATTCACTTATTCAGAATGTTATTGTTAAAGCCAAACCTGCTGCAGCTTTCACAGCACCAAATGTATGTATCGGAACTGCAACACCACTTACTAACACAACAGCTCTGAACGGACTTACTGCTTCAGCCTGGACATGGACCTTCGGGGATGGTCAGACGGCAGCAGCTCAGAATCCGGGAACGCATACCTATGCTCTGAGCGGAACATACAAGGCAAAACTTAAAACAGTTACCTCAAATGGTTGTTCCGACAGCATAATAAAAGATGTGATCGTAGCGAAATATCCCGAAAGCTCAATATCCGTACTGGGAGATTTCCAGACGACAGTTGACGGTAAGCTGACTTTCTGCGATGGACTAAGCCTTCAGCTTGATGCAAAAGCTGACCCGTTATATGTTTACCAGTGGAGAAAAGATGATACTGACCTGTCCGGTGCTGAAAGCAAAAGTTATGTTGTAAACAGGAATTCAGGCATTTATAACGCAAGAGTTACCAACACACTGGCAAATTGCGTAACCATTACAGAGGCAAAAGCCATAGATATTAAACCTTCTCCATCAAAGCCGTCAATTACCTCCGACAACTATAAAACAGGCGATTGTATCGGGATAGCCCCAATCAAACTTAAAGTAAGTCAGCCTGTTAATGACTATAAATACGGATGGTCGAGATACGGCACCCCTATTGATAACTCTTCTTCATCATTTATTGAGAATTTCCTTGAAGAGGGAGATTATACCGTTAGTGCAGAACTCAGCGGCTGCAAAGCGAGCTCCGAGAAATTCAGTGTCATCTATCAGGGTGCTCCCGAGAAACCAAAGATCTTTGCCCAGGGTCCGAACAAGTGGTACCTCGCAACAAACACACTCGACGCGAAAGAGTACCGGTGGTATTTTAATGAAAG